Proteins found in one Thermaerobacter subterraneus DSM 13965 genomic segment:
- a CDS encoding ABC transporter ATP-binding protein → MLEVRDLHVYYGPIHALKGISLSVNEGEIVTLIGANGAGKTTLLRAISGLAPARRGDITFQGRSLLRQLPEDIVRLGISHVPEGRRIFANLTVQENLELGAFLRRDRAEQARDLERVFDLFPRLKERLHQVAGTLSGGEQQMLAIGRALMARPRLLLLDEPSLGLAPLLVRTIFDVIREINSQGTTILLVEQNAHMALSIAHRAYVLETGRIVLAGPADELRQSEAIRAAYLGGKAG, encoded by the coding sequence ATGCTGGAAGTCCGCGACCTGCACGTCTATTACGGCCCCATCCACGCGCTCAAGGGCATCTCCCTCTCCGTCAACGAGGGCGAGATCGTGACGCTGATCGGGGCCAACGGGGCCGGCAAGACCACCCTGCTGCGGGCCATCTCCGGGCTGGCGCCCGCCCGCCGGGGGGACATCACCTTCCAGGGCCGCTCCCTCTTGCGGCAACTGCCCGAAGACATCGTCCGCCTGGGCATCTCCCACGTGCCCGAGGGCCGCCGCATCTTCGCCAACCTCACGGTCCAGGAGAACCTGGAACTGGGCGCCTTCCTGCGCCGGGACCGGGCCGAGCAGGCCCGGGACCTGGAGCGGGTCTTCGACCTGTTCCCCCGGCTCAAGGAGCGGCTTCACCAGGTCGCCGGGACCCTCTCCGGCGGCGAGCAGCAGATGCTGGCCATCGGCCGCGCCCTCATGGCCCGGCCCCGCCTCCTGCTGCTGGACGAGCCCTCCCTGGGCCTGGCACCCCTGCTGGTGCGGACCATCTTCGACGTGATCCGGGAGATCAACAGCCAGGGTACCACGATCCTGCTGGTCGAGCAGAACGCCCACATGGCCCTGTCCATCGCCCACCGCGCCTACGTGCTGGAGACGGGCCGCATCGTGCTGGCCGGACCGGCGGACGAACTTCGCCAGAGCGAGGCGATCCGGGCGGCGTACCTGGGCGGCAAGGCGGGGTAG
- a CDS encoding IS1182-like element ISTsu3 family transposase — protein MNRKKFRDYQPHQLMILPPALDEWLPEDHPVHFISQVVDQFDLSAVYNDYTERRGQPPYEPRMMVKVWVYAYMRGIRSSRRLERALYEDVGFRVLAANQQPDHWTLSNFRRRHHEALARLFVQSVRLAQEAGLVKLRHVAVDGTKLKAYASKHSAMSYGRMKEEERRLTEEIRRYLEEVEANDRAEDDEHGSDSGWRLPPELATAEKRLKAIQAAKARLEQRARAEAEAKEAAREAEAAKKGRRSRRKQAPSDPLPADKDQINFTDPESRILRSADKAFIQGYNAQLAVDAETHVIVAADLTNQAADAPHLLGQLQQVEVNTGCHPRELSADAGYYSDANLQALEERGVEAFIPPDKIRHTEWRQRQPPRGRMPKHMTARDRMRRKLRTVRGRRRYKLRQCSVEPVIGHLKEAMGLRQLLLRGLSKARFEWLFSCTAFNLMKLWRHHALARRMEAIATS, from the coding sequence ATGAACAGGAAGAAGTTTCGGGACTACCAACCCCATCAGCTCATGATCCTGCCTCCTGCGCTGGACGAGTGGCTCCCGGAGGATCACCCGGTCCATTTCATCAGCCAGGTGGTCGACCAGTTCGACCTGTCAGCGGTCTACAACGACTACACCGAGCGCCGGGGCCAGCCCCCTTACGAACCGCGCATGATGGTCAAGGTGTGGGTGTACGCGTACATGCGGGGCATCCGCTCCTCACGGCGCCTGGAGCGGGCCCTGTACGAAGACGTGGGCTTCCGGGTGCTTGCGGCGAATCAGCAGCCCGACCACTGGACGCTGTCGAATTTCCGGCGCCGGCACCATGAAGCCCTGGCCCGGCTGTTTGTCCAGTCGGTTCGCCTGGCCCAGGAGGCGGGGCTGGTGAAGCTCCGGCACGTGGCGGTGGACGGGACCAAGCTCAAGGCCTACGCCTCCAAGCACAGCGCCATGAGCTACGGCCGGATGAAGGAGGAGGAACGGCGCCTGACGGAGGAGATCCGGCGCTACTTGGAAGAGGTTGAGGCCAACGACCGGGCGGAGGATGACGAACACGGCTCCGACAGTGGCTGGCGCCTGCCTCCCGAGCTGGCCACGGCGGAAAAGCGGCTGAAGGCGATTCAGGCGGCCAAGGCCCGGCTGGAGCAGCGGGCCCGGGCCGAGGCCGAAGCCAAGGAAGCGGCGCGGGAGGCGGAGGCGGCGAAGAAGGGGCGCCGCTCCCGCCGCAAGCAAGCCCCGTCCGACCCCCTCCCGGCCGACAAGGATCAAATCAACTTCACCGACCCCGAGTCGCGGATCCTGCGCAGCGCCGACAAGGCCTTCATCCAGGGTTACAACGCCCAACTGGCCGTGGACGCGGAAACGCACGTCATCGTGGCGGCGGACCTGACGAACCAGGCCGCCGACGCGCCTCATCTCCTGGGCCAGCTGCAACAAGTCGAGGTCAACACCGGGTGCCACCCCAGGGAGCTTTCCGCCGACGCCGGTTATTACAGCGACGCCAACCTCCAGGCTCTGGAGGAGCGGGGTGTCGAAGCCTTCATCCCGCCGGATAAGATCCGTCATACGGAATGGCGCCAACGCCAGCCACCCCGGGGGCGGATGCCAAAACACATGACGGCCAGGGACCGGATGCGCCGCAAACTGCGAACCGTTCGGGGGCGCCGCCGCTACAAACTCCGCCAGTGCTCGGTGGAGCCGGTCATTGGGCACCTCAAAGAAGCTATGGGACTCCGGCAGCTGCTTCTCCGTGGGCTGTCGAAAGCCCGCTTCGAGTGGCTCTTCAGTTGTACCGCTTTCAACCTCATGAAGCTCTGGCGCCACCACGCGCTTGCCCGCCGGATGGAGGCGATCGCCACCTCCTGA
- a CDS encoding AAA domain-containing protein has protein sequence MGHNEVRQRALRLFKFLLEFAMVRFPYARHLDELQWKLFLNELPNHPSLNVNWWVAGSDDTEEGAPRSDVLVRIRRPRITRPPAPPHVLQDWIKDPYDDPFKEPQVHTEKTFQGTDGRSLVVRFESDPARQRALKNWMAEWREWAKKEQPARQAMKVYERFHELYGVRQREGERYELILGDGILFWRWGTGSIYFPLITLPVQLDFDPNVPEFVVRETGQNPDFYSALLRDTPVTNPDVPASIRDDIARGRVVCHPLETLETSAFLKRVARSLSADGEFLDRPVDPRSVQGHAPHIWRSAVLFLRPRAQTYARSIERIIADLQNRESIPSALSYVIGLGGDEQRNSRAHDQVEPPNPLEVDLSEDILFTKPWNQEQVQIASRLDRYGCVVVQGPPGTGKTHTIANLIGHLLAQGKSVLVTAHTSKALNVVRNHIPEALRSLVVSLLDNDLASRRELEDAVYAITERLNDYAPGLLREAETLDQQRKKLIQEIKSLRLELADAVAGEYRDIVVGGNSYTPSQAARLIAEGTGRHDWIPGPVIPGAALPLRQDELIELYYSNESVSPNDERAVAETLPDPDDLITPEQFNAALGVLERPVEGHRPEWWSREHQGAESAVFEDLAAHAESIGKNLCEAQNWQIALVEEGQIGTFSGVIEELLEQVDDIERKLAINARLLVEHRPVLPSGWTLEEAEHLANEIARLAEASGGRITFAQRIRYRRFIQAARVAAGVPTTADHFKALAAQSRLMRDRQRLLHSWEYLITAKGGPSPESLGTEPERTLRHVAPELRRWLHYNETIQRLWSDLRERGFVGPTTADVGLVTDMAERWRALGEFLAGPIAEAVRAAAMVGRQNEARKLILDARARLEELGDGQLIVELRDSLSRLDGAAYRKAYDRLSELHRRQKDIYRRQELLKRLEAVAPAWAAAIRKREGLHGQTQVPGDVTKAWLWRQLYEEILRRSDRSVEELQARLQARMQHLYEMTSRIVEKRTWGYRIQQTTPEQKQALVGWLNTVRRIGKGTGKSAPRLRARAAELLSEAKDAVPVWVMPLARVAEQINPAKTHFDVVIIDEASQCDALALIALYLADQVVVVGDHEQVSPEGVGMDLGVLEQLQREYLAGIPNDHLYDGRRSIYDIARESFGGGVLLTEHFRCVPEIIQFSNVLSYQGRIRPLRESANVRIKPPVVPHRVNGTSDKLRNESEARAIVSLVLAMMQHPAYKGKTIGVISMVGEEQARYIEQLLRRFRIERPKEFEGCKLLCGTPAQFQGDERDVVLLSMVDSPQPGKQLPLRSDERFKQRFNVAASRARDQLWVVYSLDPARDLREDDLRRRLIEYAVTAYSNPAAVLRMVEIEEERVESPFEREVFEWLVRAGYHVRSQYAAGCYRIDLVVEGDGGRVAIECDGDRYHTLEQIPYDLARQAVLERMGWRFIRIRGSEFFRNKTGTMERVIRQIKALGIEPSVRQADVASADVTASPYALVDEIRRMAQEIERDMMDSEMAAD, from the coding sequence GTGGGCCATAATGAGGTACGGCAGCGAGCGTTGCGCCTGTTTAAGTTCTTACTGGAATTCGCCATGGTCCGCTTCCCCTATGCACGACACCTAGACGAACTACAGTGGAAGTTGTTTCTGAACGAACTACCGAACCACCCGTCTTTAAACGTCAACTGGTGGGTGGCTGGCAGCGACGACACGGAGGAAGGGGCCCCGCGTTCAGACGTACTGGTGAGAATCCGCAGGCCGCGGATCACCAGGCCACCTGCGCCACCCCACGTTCTCCAAGACTGGATCAAAGATCCGTACGATGACCCCTTTAAAGAACCGCAGGTCCATACTGAGAAGACCTTTCAGGGGACTGATGGGCGGTCCCTTGTGGTTCGCTTTGAAAGCGATCCTGCGCGCCAAAGGGCTTTGAAGAACTGGATGGCGGAATGGAGGGAATGGGCAAAGAAGGAGCAGCCTGCTAGGCAGGCCATGAAGGTATATGAGCGCTTCCACGAACTCTATGGCGTGCGACAGAGAGAAGGCGAACGATATGAATTGATTCTGGGTGACGGTATCCTCTTTTGGAGATGGGGTACCGGGTCGATCTATTTCCCGCTGATTACCTTGCCCGTTCAACTGGACTTTGATCCAAACGTCCCGGAGTTTGTTGTGCGCGAGACAGGCCAAAATCCCGACTTTTATTCAGCACTTCTGCGTGATACTCCTGTTACAAACCCTGATGTTCCAGCCTCCATACGTGATGATATCGCCCGCGGCCGTGTTGTATGCCATCCGCTGGAGACGTTGGAAACAAGTGCGTTTTTGAAGAGGGTTGCCCGCTCGTTGTCTGCCGATGGTGAGTTTCTTGACCGTCCGGTGGACCCCCGGTCTGTTCAGGGACATGCTCCCCATATCTGGCGCTCGGCCGTGTTATTCTTACGGCCCCGGGCACAAACTTACGCCAGGTCAATTGAACGCATTATCGCTGATCTCCAAAATCGAGAGTCGATCCCGTCAGCACTATCTTATGTCATTGGGTTAGGAGGCGACGAACAACGTAACTCGCGAGCACATGACCAAGTTGAACCACCTAACCCTCTCGAAGTCGATCTCTCGGAAGATATATTGTTTACCAAACCATGGAACCAGGAGCAAGTTCAGATTGCATCCCGTCTTGACCGGTACGGCTGTGTTGTAGTCCAGGGTCCGCCGGGCACGGGAAAGACACACACTATCGCGAACTTGATCGGGCACTTGTTGGCCCAAGGGAAGTCGGTTCTTGTCACGGCCCACACATCCAAAGCGTTGAACGTTGTCCGGAACCACATCCCGGAAGCTCTACGAAGCTTGGTCGTGTCCTTGCTGGACAACGATTTGGCCAGCAGACGAGAGCTTGAGGATGCTGTTTACGCAATCACCGAGAGATTAAATGATTACGCACCTGGCCTATTGCGAGAAGCCGAGACTCTCGATCAACAACGGAAGAAGCTCATCCAAGAGATAAAGAGTCTAAGATTGGAACTGGCCGATGCGGTCGCAGGTGAATACCGGGACATCGTTGTTGGTGGGAACTCCTATACGCCTTCTCAAGCTGCCCGCTTAATAGCCGAGGGGACAGGTCGCCATGATTGGATACCTGGTCCTGTTATTCCCGGCGCCGCGCTGCCACTTCGACAAGATGAACTGATTGAACTGTATTACTCGAACGAGTCTGTATCGCCGAACGACGAGCGCGCGGTGGCCGAAACGTTACCGGATCCGGACGATCTGATAACACCTGAACAGTTTAACGCGGCGCTGGGCGTACTGGAACGCCCCGTTGAAGGACACCGGCCGGAGTGGTGGTCTCGAGAACACCAGGGCGCCGAGAGTGCAGTGTTTGAGGATCTTGCTGCCCACGCGGAGTCCATCGGCAAAAACCTGTGTGAAGCTCAGAACTGGCAAATTGCTCTGGTGGAAGAAGGCCAAATTGGAACTTTTTCTGGGGTCATTGAGGAACTCTTGGAGCAGGTCGACGATATTGAGCGTAAACTCGCAATCAACGCCCGTCTACTCGTTGAGCACCGGCCGGTGTTGCCTTCGGGGTGGACTTTAGAAGAAGCTGAGCACCTGGCAAACGAGATTGCCCGCCTTGCCGAAGCGTCGGGTGGCCGGATTACGTTTGCGCAACGGATAAGGTACCGGCGCTTTATTCAGGCTGCTCGAGTGGCAGCGGGTGTTCCAACGACGGCGGATCATTTTAAAGCGCTGGCGGCGCAATCTCGCCTAATGCGCGATAGGCAGCGTCTACTGCACTCTTGGGAATACTTAATCACGGCAAAAGGCGGTCCTTCACCAGAGTCGCTAGGTACGGAACCTGAACGGACCTTGCGCCACGTCGCCCCGGAGCTGCGCCGCTGGTTGCACTATAACGAAACCATTCAGCGTCTATGGAGTGATCTCCGCGAACGCGGCTTTGTCGGACCGACAACGGCCGACGTTGGTCTTGTAACGGATATGGCGGAACGATGGCGCGCCTTGGGAGAGTTTCTTGCTGGCCCTATCGCGGAAGCCGTGCGAGCCGCCGCAATGGTTGGCCGTCAGAATGAGGCGAGGAAGTTGATTCTTGATGCCCGGGCGCGTCTTGAGGAGCTGGGGGATGGCCAGCTTATAGTCGAGCTCCGGGATTCTTTGAGCCGGCTGGATGGCGCGGCATACAGAAAGGCGTACGATCGACTGTCAGAACTTCACCGGCGTCAGAAGGATATCTACCGGCGTCAGGAACTCCTCAAGCGGCTGGAGGCTGTGGCGCCGGCTTGGGCCGCAGCGATTCGCAAACGAGAAGGTCTTCACGGTCAGACCCAAGTTCCCGGTGATGTTACGAAGGCCTGGTTGTGGCGTCAGCTGTACGAAGAGATCCTGCGCCGGTCGGACCGTTCCGTTGAGGAACTGCAGGCCCGTTTACAAGCGCGGATGCAGCACCTGTATGAGATGACTTCACGGATTGTGGAGAAGCGAACATGGGGATATCGAATTCAACAAACGACTCCTGAGCAGAAACAAGCGCTAGTTGGTTGGCTAAATACGGTACGTCGGATTGGAAAGGGAACTGGTAAATCGGCACCTCGCCTTCGCGCAAGGGCTGCGGAATTGCTGTCGGAAGCCAAAGACGCTGTTCCCGTGTGGGTCATGCCCCTTGCTCGTGTGGCAGAACAAATCAATCCAGCCAAAACCCATTTTGATGTGGTCATTATTGATGAGGCCAGCCAATGTGATGCACTTGCATTAATTGCACTGTACCTAGCAGACCAGGTAGTGGTTGTTGGTGACCATGAACAGGTCAGTCCCGAAGGGGTAGGGATGGATCTTGGAGTGCTCGAACAGCTTCAGCGCGAATACTTGGCAGGAATTCCAAATGACCACCTGTACGATGGTCGCCGCTCCATCTACGACATTGCAAGAGAGTCGTTCGGAGGTGGCGTTCTGCTAACGGAGCACTTCAGATGTGTTCCAGAGATCATTCAATTTAGTAACGTTCTCTCTTATCAGGGAAGGATTAGGCCACTTCGCGAGTCTGCCAACGTGCGGATCAAGCCGCCGGTTGTTCCTCATCGGGTGAATGGAACATCAGATAAGTTGCGTAACGAATCGGAAGCGCGGGCCATTGTGTCCCTCGTATTGGCGATGATGCAGCACCCCGCGTACAAGGGCAAAACCATTGGTGTTATTTCGATGGTGGGTGAGGAACAAGCCCGTTACATAGAACAATTGCTTCGTCGCTTTCGGATTGAGAGGCCGAAAGAATTTGAGGGGTGTAAACTACTATGCGGTACACCTGCTCAGTTTCAGGGCGATGAGAGAGACGTTGTGTTGCTCTCAATGGTTGATAGCCCGCAACCTGGGAAGCAGCTGCCGCTAAGAAGCGACGAGCGATTCAAGCAGCGTTTCAATGTAGCCGCCAGTCGAGCCCGGGATCAGCTCTGGGTCGTTTATTCACTGGATCCGGCTCGTGACTTGAGAGAGGACGATCTGCGCCGACGACTGATTGAATATGCGGTGACTGCGTATTCCAATCCGGCTGCTGTTCTGCGGATGGTCGAAATTGAGGAAGAGAGGGTCGAGTCGCCCTTTGAAAGGGAGGTTTTTGAATGGCTCGTGCGTGCCGGCTATCATGTGCGGTCTCAATATGCCGCGGGATGCTATCGCATTGATCTAGTAGTTGAGGGCGATGGGGGCCGTGTTGCTATTGAGTGTGACGGGGATCGTTACCACACTTTGGAGCAGATTCCCTACGACCTAGCGCGGCAGGCGGTGCTGGAACGCATGGGGTGGAGGTTTATCCGGATTCGCGGTTCGGAGTTTTTCCGTAACAAGACGGGAACGATGGAGCGAGTCATTCGCCAGATTAAAGCCCTCGGGATCGAACCGAGCGTTCGCCAGGCGGACGTCGCCTCAGCGGACGTCACGGCATCGCCATATGCGCTTGTTGATGAGATTCGCCGTATGGCTCAGGAAATCGAACGGGACATGATGGATTCTGAAATGGCTGCGGATTGA
- a CDS encoding NUDIX hydrolase produces MQKNRPAIVAVSAYITNDKGEVLLVKSHARAGTWELPGGQVEAGEALDQAIQREVLEETGVAIRLIGISGVYYNETKNVINIVFRAEYVRGSLSPQPEEIQAARFVLLDASNVDQYLTWPHLKSRVLDAMKGATVVPYETWAMEPSRRVARVER; encoded by the coding sequence GTGCAGAAGAACCGGCCAGCCATTGTCGCCGTCTCCGCCTACATTACGAATGACAAGGGAGAGGTTCTGCTGGTAAAGAGTCATGCCCGTGCCGGCACCTGGGAGTTGCCGGGCGGGCAGGTCGAGGCGGGGGAGGCGCTCGACCAGGCGATCCAACGCGAGGTACTAGAAGAGACAGGTGTTGCCATCCGCCTCATCGGAATCAGCGGCGTTTATTACAATGAGACCAAGAATGTCATCAATATTGTATTCCGGGCGGAATATGTTAGGGGCAGCCTTTCTCCCCAGCCCGAAGAGATTCAAGCGGCACGGTTTGTGCTGCTCGACGCGTCCAACGTTGATCAGTATCTCACATGGCCGCACTTGAAATCCCGGGTGCTCGATGCGATGAAGGGGGCAACGGTCGTTCCGTACGAAACATGGGCCATGGAACCGAGCCGCCGCGTCGCGCGAGTGGAGCGGTAA
- a CDS encoding NAD(P)/FAD-dependent oxidoreductase, producing MNLYDVVVVGAGLAGLQSARLLAGRGLKVLLLDRKPRVDRFVHTTGIFVRKTLESFDLPADCLGPVVRDVVLYSPAGRALHLSSPHDEFRVGRLRRLYARWLDEAVGAGAHWAGGTRFLGSEPGRTSRVHLETGGRRWAVGARFLIGADGCQSAVARDLGLDVNREWIVGAEEVYRGVPLDGPPAFHCYLDPRLAPGYLAWVVHDGEEVHVGTGGYPDRLHVTTALAAFKERVAPRLGLKRGRMVERRGGRIPVGGVLRRIACPRGLLVGDAAGAVSPLTAGGLDPCLRLSDLAAHVVAAYLDRGDPRILGHYHGGAFQPRFLSRRWMRRVLATFRHPLWYELACAAFRRTPLRRLAWQVFFGRGSFPDVEPLKAALGVGV from the coding sequence ATGAACCTGTACGACGTGGTCGTGGTGGGGGCCGGGCTGGCGGGGCTGCAGAGCGCCCGCCTGCTGGCGGGGCGAGGCCTCAAGGTCCTGCTGCTCGACCGCAAGCCCCGGGTGGACCGGTTCGTCCACACCACAGGCATTTTCGTGCGGAAGACGCTGGAGAGCTTTGACCTGCCCGCCGATTGCCTCGGGCCGGTGGTGCGGGACGTGGTGCTGTATTCCCCGGCGGGGCGGGCCCTTCACCTGTCGAGCCCCCATGACGAGTTCCGCGTGGGCCGGCTGCGGCGCCTGTACGCCCGGTGGCTCGACGAGGCGGTGGGGGCCGGCGCCCACTGGGCCGGCGGCACACGGTTTCTGGGCTCCGAACCGGGTCGAACCAGCCGGGTCCACCTGGAGACGGGAGGGCGCCGCTGGGCGGTGGGGGCCCGGTTTCTCATTGGCGCCGACGGCTGCCAGTCGGCGGTGGCCCGGGACCTGGGACTTGACGTGAACCGGGAGTGGATCGTGGGCGCGGAGGAAGTCTACCGGGGCGTGCCGCTGGACGGCCCGCCCGCCTTCCACTGCTACCTCGACCCGCGGCTGGCGCCGGGGTATCTGGCCTGGGTGGTCCACGACGGGGAGGAGGTCCACGTGGGCACGGGGGGCTATCCCGACCGCTTGCACGTCACCACCGCCCTGGCGGCCTTCAAAGAACGCGTGGCTCCCCGTTTGGGCCTCAAGAGGGGCCGGATGGTGGAGCGGCGGGGCGGCCGCATCCCCGTGGGCGGTGTTCTGCGGCGCATCGCCTGCCCGCGGGGGCTTTTAGTGGGCGATGCGGCCGGAGCCGTGTCGCCCCTGACGGCCGGCGGTCTCGATCCGTGCCTGCGGCTGTCCGACCTGGCGGCCCACGTGGTGGCGGCCTACCTGGACCGGGGCGACCCCCGCATTCTGGGGCACTACCACGGCGGCGCCTTCCAGCCCCGCTTCCTCTCCCGGCGCTGGATGCGGCGGGTCCTGGCGACCTTCCGGCATCCCCTGTGGTATGAGCTGGCCTGCGCTGCCTTTCGTCGCACGCCTTTGCGCCGGCTGGCCTGGCAGGTGTTTTTCGGCCGCGGTTCGTTCCCCGATGTGGAGCCGCTGAAGGCGGCGCTGGGGGTGGGGGTGTGA